Proteins from one Ricinus communis isolate WT05 ecotype wild-type chromosome 9, ASM1957865v1, whole genome shotgun sequence genomic window:
- the LOC8260708 gene encoding probable inactive purple acid phosphatase 27 produces MERWSCSWVLKLFFILAITLPSSSSSSSLPPLILNSTIQHRNYTGISSFRVLNRRALTQCSFSNPYLQIKIVTSGNNNNNHNYTLSNEEFVSVTVSGVLHPSKDHWVAMISPSNSDVSDCPLNKIQYIQTGDLGDLPLLCHYPVKAEYVSNDPHYLSCKKQECKKYKNKKCVVTSCSGTIKFHVINIRTDIEFVLFAGGFESPCILARSAPLKFTNPNSPLYGHISSIDSTATSMKVTWVSGSKEPQQVEYGDGKKVASQVTTFSQKDMCSSVLPSPAKDFGWHDPGYIHSAVMTGLKPSSNYTYRYGSALVGWSSQTQFRTPPAGGANEVRFLAFGDMGKAPRDASAEHYIQPGSISVVEAMAEEVKSGSVDSIFHIGDISYATGFLVEWDFFLHQITPLASRVSYMTAIGNHERDYIGTGALYGTPDSGGECGVAYETYFPMPTSAKDKPWYSIEQGSVHFVVMSTEHDWSPGSEQYQWMRKDMASVDRWRTPWLVFTGHRPMYSSDLLSVDGKFAGFVEPLLLEYKVDLVLFGHVHNYERSCSVYRAKCLAMPTKDANGIDTYDHSNYKAPVQAVIGMAGFSLDNFPAFVPNWSLKRISKFGFSRVHATKAELKLEFVNSHTRQVEDSFRIIRKQK; encoded by the exons ATGGAACGCTGGAGTTGTTCTTGGGTTCTCAAGCTTTTCTTCATTCTAGCCATTACGttaccttcttcttcttcttcttcttcattgccTCCTTTGATCCTGAATTCCACGATTCAGCACCGAAATTACACGGGGATATCTAGCTTTCGAGTGCTAAATAGAAGAGCTTTGACTCAATGTTCTTTCTCTAATCCTTATCTTCAAATCAAGATTGTCACCTcaggaaataataataataatcataattacACCCTCTCCAACGAAGAATTTGTGAGTGTAACAGTTAGTGGAGTTTTGCATCCTTCAAAAGATCATTGGGTTGCCATGATATCACCTTCTAATTCTGA CGTCTCGGATTGTCCTCTCAACAAAATCCAATACATACAGACTGGTGATCTCGGCGATCTTCCTCTACTCTGCCATTATCCTGTTAAG GCAGAATATGTGAGCAATGATCCGCACTATCTAAGCTGCAAGAAACAAGAATGCAAGAAatacaagaacaagaaatgtGTAGTGACCAGTTGCAGTGGTACAATAAAGTTTCATGTCATCAATATCAGAACTGACATTGAATTTGTGCTCTTTGCTGGTGGATTTGAGAGTCCTTGCATTTTGGCTAGGTCTGCTCCTTTGAAATTTACCAATCCAAACTCCCCATTGTATGGACATATTTCTAGCATAGATTCAACTGCAACATCT ATGAAAGTAACATGGGTTAGTGGGAGTAAAGAACCCCAACAAGTAGAATATGGAGATGGCAAGAAAGTGGCCTCACAAGTTACAACGTTCTCACAAAAGGATATGTGCA GTTCTGTTCTTCCAAGTCCAGCCAAGGATTTCGGGTGGCATGACCCTGGCTATATTCATTCAGCAGTCATGACTGGACTCAAGCCTTCAAGCAACTACACCTACAGATATGGAAG TGCTTTAGTTGGCTGGAGTAGTCAAACTCAGTTTCGGACTCCACCTGCTGGAGGAGCAAATGAAGTAAGGTTTCTTGCATTTGGTGATATGGGAAAGGCTCCTCGTGATGCTTCTGCTGAACACTACATTCAG cCAGGATCTATATCAGTGGTTGAAGCTATGGCTGAAGAAGTAAAATCTGGCAGTGTAGACTCCATCTTCCACATTGGAGATATAAGCTATGCAACAGGATTTTTAGTCGAATGGGATTTTTTCCTTCATCAAATTACTCCGCTGGCGTCTCGAGTTTCTTACATGACTGCAATTGGAAACCATGAAAG GGATTACATAGGAACAGGAGCCCTGTATGGAACTCCTGACTCAGGTGGAGAATGTGGAGTTGCTTACGAGACCTACTTTCCAATGCCAACCTCAGCAAAAGATAAGCCATGGTATTCCATAGAGCAAGGAAGTGTTCACTTTGTAGTCATGTCAACCGAGCATGATTGGTCACCCGGTTCTGAACAG TATCAATGGATGAGAAAGGACATGGCATCAGTTGATAGGTGGAGAACACCTTGGTTAGTCTTTACAGG GCACAGGCCTATGTACTCATCCGATTTGCTAAGTGTAGACGGAAAGTTTGCTGGTTTCGTAGAGCCATTGCTGCTGGAGTACAAG GTCGATCTGGTGCTATTTGGCCATGTTCACAATTACGAGAGAAGCTGTTCTGTGTATAGAGCAAAATGCTTGGCCATGCCTACCAAAGATGCAAATGGGATAGACACATATGATCACAGTAACTACAAAGCACCTGTGCAGGCAGTTATTGGCATGGCTGGCTTTAGTTTAGACAACTTCCCGGCCTTT GTCCCCAATTGGAGTTTGAAGAGGATTTCAAAATTTGGCTTTTCACGAGTGCATGCGACAAAGGCAGAGCTTAAACTAGAG TTTGTGAATTCACATACAAGACAGGTTGAGGATAGTTTTCGAATCATCAGGAAGCAAAAATAG
- the LOC8260709 gene encoding crossover junction endonuclease MUS81 isoform X3 has translation MRKQELIDAAEASGLSRVPIAPEKGRGKPAQFGSSPRDWYSGWNCMKTLITKGLVVKSSCPAKYMLTEEGRETACECLMRSRLSDPREGSANAEEPFDADMSSALDLDSARLDSAGAVTSSSVAVSGQKKPIDVPLESLQRFLRMGYSKVQVLHAFTEVSETSRNKEISSLWPAVLCRLREDQVYGLHSELQSFRKDCQFTTTAYTYTNGIVDFVDHQSVTDLTSDGGETSNSCSVRSAHDSFSLRACSSSENPVKNSSLNGLEANLNTLNMPPLSLGERFEDVYEVVLVLDDREQFAVQGSKCSKLIENICKEHKIKIVVRRLPVGDGIWIARHKYLHSEYVLDFIVERKKVEDLRSSIRDHRYKDQKLRLLVVFLPSLSRCGLRKLIYLVEGDPNFCEAAESIKTACFTTEILEGFDVQRTSCLRDTLKKYGYLTHSITQYYSSQLLADQPKCNEVCPPFDEFIKRCQDLEKMTISDVFAIQLMQVPQVTEEIAIAVLDLYPTLISLACAYSLLDGDVCAQEEMLRKHSNNAISATASRNIFRLVWGNDN, from the exons ATGCGTAAACAGGAGCTTATAGATGCAGCTGAAGCAAGTGGGCTATCTCGAGTTCCTATTGC GCCAGAAAAAGGACGAGGGAAGCCAGCACAATTTGGAAGTTCTCCTCGAGATTGGTATAGTGGATGGAACTGCATGAAGACATTGATAACCAAAGGATTAGTTGTTAAATCAAGTTGCCCAGCAAA GTATATGCTGACTGAGGAAGGGCGGGAAACAGCTTGTGAATGTCTCATGAGATCTCGTCTGTCGGATCCTAGAGAGGGCTCAGCTAATGCGGAGGAGCCTTTTGATGCGGACATGAGTAGTGCATTAGATCTAGACTCTGCTCGCCTAGATTCTGCTGGAGCAGTGACATCTTCATCTGTTGCTGTAAGCGGGCAGAAGAAACCAATTGATGTTCCTCTCGAATCACTTCAGAGG TTTTTGCGCATGGGATACTCTAAGGTACAAGTTCTTCATGCTTTCACTGAAGTTTCAGAAACTTCCCGGAACAAGGAGATCTCATCTCTCTGGCCGGCAGTTCTGTGTCGTCTTCGAGAAGATCAAGTTTATGGTCTGCATTCAGAGCTTCAGAGCTTTAGAAAGGACTGCCAATTCACAACAACAGCTTACACATATACAAATG GTATAGTAGATTTTGTTGATCACCAAAGTGTTACGGATTTAACTTCTGATGGTGGAGAAACATCAAATTCATGTTCTGTCCGCTCTGCGCATGACTCATTTTCCTTGAGAGCTTGTTCATCATCT GAAAATCCTGTGAAAAACTCAAGTTTGAATGGCCTGGAAGCAAACTTGAACACTTTAAACATGCCGCCTCTGAGCTTAGGAGAAAGATTTGAGGATGTGTATGAAGTAGTTTTGGTACTGGATGACAGAGAGCAGTTTGCCGTTCAGGG GTCAAAGTGCAGTAAGCTTATCGAAAACATTTgtaaagaacacaaaattaaaatagtg GTTAGGCGGTTACCTGTTGGAGATGGAATATGGATAGCTCGCCATAAGTATCTCCACAGTGAATACGTACTTGATTTTATTGTTGAGAGGAAAAAGGTTGAGGACTTGCGCTCTTCAATCAGGGATCACCGCTATAAAGATCAGAAACTGAGACTTCTGGTTGTGTTTCTGCCATCTCTCTCT CGATGTGGACTTAGGAAGCTGATATATCTTGTGGAAGGTGATCCAAATTTCTGTGAAGCAGCCGAAAGTATCAAAACAGC TTGTTTTACAACTGAGATTCTGGAAGGATTTGATGTGCAGAGAACAAGTTGCTTGCGTGATACGCTCAAGAAGTATGGCTATCTCACTCATTCCATAACTCAATACTATAGTTCACAGCTGCTGGCAGATCAGCCCAAATGCAATGAGGTCTGTCCTCCTTTTGATGAATTTATCAAAAGGTGTCAAGACCTAGAGAAGATGACAATCAGTGATGTATTTGCTATTCAGCTCATGCAG GTTCCACAAGTAACAGAGGAAATTGCCATTGCTGTTCTAGATCTCTATCCAACACTTATATCTCTTGCATGTGCCTATTCTCTTCTT GACGGTGATGTTTGTGCACAAGAGGAGATGCTTAGGAAGCACAGTAACAATGCTATCAGTGCCACTGCTAGTAGGAATATCTTCCGATTGGTCTGGGGCAATGACAATTGA
- the LOC8260709 gene encoding crossover junction endonuclease MUS81 isoform X2: MQNQKRVFCPENEELASYMLQKRQELADSPKGISENLDMTLSKAYSSVCTAKTPIKTLKDLSLIKGVGKWILKLMQGFFDGGPENSEPEDLTNKVKRGKEAKQYMPQKNSVAYALLITLYRGTSNGNEFMRKQELIDAAEASGLSRVPIAPEKGRGKPAQFGSSPRDWYSGWNCMKTLITKGLVVKSSCPAKYMLTEEGRETACECLMRSRLSDPREGSANAEEPFDADMSSALDLDSARLDSAGAVTSSSVAVSGQKKPIDVPLESLQRFLRMGYSKVQVLHAFTEVSETSRNKEISSLWPAVLCRLREDQVYGLHSELQSFRKDCQFTTTAYTYTNGIVDFVDHQSVTDLTSDGGETSNSCSVRSAHDSFSLRACSSSENPVKNSSLNGLEANLNTLNMPPLSLGERFEDVYEVVLVLDDREQFAVQGSKCSKLIENICKEHKIKIVVRRLPVGDGIWIARHKYLHSEYVLDFIVERKKVEDLRSSIRDHRYKDQKLRLLVVFLPSLSRCGLRKLIYLVEGDPNFCEAAESIKTACFTTEILEGFDVQRTSCLRDTLKKYGYLTHSITQYYSSQLLADQPKCNEVPQVTEEIAIAVLDLYPTLISLACAYSLLDGDVCAQEEMLRKHSNNAISATASRNIFRLVWGNDN; encoded by the exons ATGCAAAACCAGAAGCGGGTATTCTGCCCCGAAAATGAAGAGCTGGCGTCCTACATGCTGCAGAAAAGGCAAGAACTTGCAGACAGTCCCAAAGGGATATCAGAGAACTTGGACATGACTCTTTCCAAGGCTTACAGTAGTGTCTGTACTGCAAAGACTCCAATTAAAACTCTCAAGGACTTATCTCTGATCAA GGGTGTGGGTAAATGGATTCTGAAGCTAATGCAGGGTTTTTTTGATGGTGGTCCTGAAAATTCTGAACCAGAAGATTTGACCAACAAAG ttAAGCGAGGCAAGGAAGCAAAACAATATATGCCTCAGAAGAACTCTGTGGCATATGCATTACTAATAACCCTTTACAG GGGGACTTCAAATGGTAATGAGTTTATGCGTAAACAGGAGCTTATAGATGCAGCTGAAGCAAGTGGGCTATCTCGAGTTCCTATTGC GCCAGAAAAAGGACGAGGGAAGCCAGCACAATTTGGAAGTTCTCCTCGAGATTGGTATAGTGGATGGAACTGCATGAAGACATTGATAACCAAAGGATTAGTTGTTAAATCAAGTTGCCCAGCAAA GTATATGCTGACTGAGGAAGGGCGGGAAACAGCTTGTGAATGTCTCATGAGATCTCGTCTGTCGGATCCTAGAGAGGGCTCAGCTAATGCGGAGGAGCCTTTTGATGCGGACATGAGTAGTGCATTAGATCTAGACTCTGCTCGCCTAGATTCTGCTGGAGCAGTGACATCTTCATCTGTTGCTGTAAGCGGGCAGAAGAAACCAATTGATGTTCCTCTCGAATCACTTCAGAGG TTTTTGCGCATGGGATACTCTAAGGTACAAGTTCTTCATGCTTTCACTGAAGTTTCAGAAACTTCCCGGAACAAGGAGATCTCATCTCTCTGGCCGGCAGTTCTGTGTCGTCTTCGAGAAGATCAAGTTTATGGTCTGCATTCAGAGCTTCAGAGCTTTAGAAAGGACTGCCAATTCACAACAACAGCTTACACATATACAAATG GTATAGTAGATTTTGTTGATCACCAAAGTGTTACGGATTTAACTTCTGATGGTGGAGAAACATCAAATTCATGTTCTGTCCGCTCTGCGCATGACTCATTTTCCTTGAGAGCTTGTTCATCATCT GAAAATCCTGTGAAAAACTCAAGTTTGAATGGCCTGGAAGCAAACTTGAACACTTTAAACATGCCGCCTCTGAGCTTAGGAGAAAGATTTGAGGATGTGTATGAAGTAGTTTTGGTACTGGATGACAGAGAGCAGTTTGCCGTTCAGGG GTCAAAGTGCAGTAAGCTTATCGAAAACATTTgtaaagaacacaaaattaaaatagtg GTTAGGCGGTTACCTGTTGGAGATGGAATATGGATAGCTCGCCATAAGTATCTCCACAGTGAATACGTACTTGATTTTATTGTTGAGAGGAAAAAGGTTGAGGACTTGCGCTCTTCAATCAGGGATCACCGCTATAAAGATCAGAAACTGAGACTTCTGGTTGTGTTTCTGCCATCTCTCTCT CGATGTGGACTTAGGAAGCTGATATATCTTGTGGAAGGTGATCCAAATTTCTGTGAAGCAGCCGAAAGTATCAAAACAGC TTGTTTTACAACTGAGATTCTGGAAGGATTTGATGTGCAGAGAACAAGTTGCTTGCGTGATACGCTCAAGAAGTATGGCTATCTCACTCATTCCATAACTCAATACTATAGTTCACAGCTGCTGGCAGATCAGCCCAAATGCAATGAG GTTCCACAAGTAACAGAGGAAATTGCCATTGCTGTTCTAGATCTCTATCCAACACTTATATCTCTTGCATGTGCCTATTCTCTTCTT GACGGTGATGTTTGTGCACAAGAGGAGATGCTTAGGAAGCACAGTAACAATGCTATCAGTGCCACTGCTAGTAGGAATATCTTCCGATTGGTCTGGGGCAATGACAATTGA
- the LOC8260709 gene encoding crossover junction endonuclease MUS81 isoform X1 — protein MQNQKRVFCPENEELASYMLQKRQELADSPKGISENLDMTLSKAYSSVCTAKTPIKTLKDLSLIKGVGKWILKLMQGFFDGGPENSEPEDLTNKVKRGKEAKQYMPQKNSVAYALLITLYRGTSNGNEFMRKQELIDAAEASGLSRVPIAPEKGRGKPAQFGSSPRDWYSGWNCMKTLITKGLVVKSSCPAKYMLTEEGRETACECLMRSRLSDPREGSANAEEPFDADMSSALDLDSARLDSAGAVTSSSVAVSGQKKPIDVPLESLQRFLRMGYSKVQVLHAFTEVSETSRNKEISSLWPAVLCRLREDQVYGLHSELQSFRKDCQFTTTAYTYTNGIVDFVDHQSVTDLTSDGGETSNSCSVRSAHDSFSLRACSSSENPVKNSSLNGLEANLNTLNMPPLSLGERFEDVYEVVLVLDDREQFAVQGSKCSKLIENICKEHKIKIVVRRLPVGDGIWIARHKYLHSEYVLDFIVERKKVEDLRSSIRDHRYKDQKLRLLVVFLPSLSRCGLRKLIYLVEGDPNFCEAAESIKTACFTTEILEGFDVQRTSCLRDTLKKYGYLTHSITQYYSSQLLADQPKCNEVCPPFDEFIKRCQDLEKMTISDVFAIQLMQVPQVTEEIAIAVLDLYPTLISLACAYSLLDGDVCAQEEMLRKHSNNAISATASRNIFRLVWGNDN, from the exons ATGCAAAACCAGAAGCGGGTATTCTGCCCCGAAAATGAAGAGCTGGCGTCCTACATGCTGCAGAAAAGGCAAGAACTTGCAGACAGTCCCAAAGGGATATCAGAGAACTTGGACATGACTCTTTCCAAGGCTTACAGTAGTGTCTGTACTGCAAAGACTCCAATTAAAACTCTCAAGGACTTATCTCTGATCAA GGGTGTGGGTAAATGGATTCTGAAGCTAATGCAGGGTTTTTTTGATGGTGGTCCTGAAAATTCTGAACCAGAAGATTTGACCAACAAAG ttAAGCGAGGCAAGGAAGCAAAACAATATATGCCTCAGAAGAACTCTGTGGCATATGCATTACTAATAACCCTTTACAG GGGGACTTCAAATGGTAATGAGTTTATGCGTAAACAGGAGCTTATAGATGCAGCTGAAGCAAGTGGGCTATCTCGAGTTCCTATTGC GCCAGAAAAAGGACGAGGGAAGCCAGCACAATTTGGAAGTTCTCCTCGAGATTGGTATAGTGGATGGAACTGCATGAAGACATTGATAACCAAAGGATTAGTTGTTAAATCAAGTTGCCCAGCAAA GTATATGCTGACTGAGGAAGGGCGGGAAACAGCTTGTGAATGTCTCATGAGATCTCGTCTGTCGGATCCTAGAGAGGGCTCAGCTAATGCGGAGGAGCCTTTTGATGCGGACATGAGTAGTGCATTAGATCTAGACTCTGCTCGCCTAGATTCTGCTGGAGCAGTGACATCTTCATCTGTTGCTGTAAGCGGGCAGAAGAAACCAATTGATGTTCCTCTCGAATCACTTCAGAGG TTTTTGCGCATGGGATACTCTAAGGTACAAGTTCTTCATGCTTTCACTGAAGTTTCAGAAACTTCCCGGAACAAGGAGATCTCATCTCTCTGGCCGGCAGTTCTGTGTCGTCTTCGAGAAGATCAAGTTTATGGTCTGCATTCAGAGCTTCAGAGCTTTAGAAAGGACTGCCAATTCACAACAACAGCTTACACATATACAAATG GTATAGTAGATTTTGTTGATCACCAAAGTGTTACGGATTTAACTTCTGATGGTGGAGAAACATCAAATTCATGTTCTGTCCGCTCTGCGCATGACTCATTTTCCTTGAGAGCTTGTTCATCATCT GAAAATCCTGTGAAAAACTCAAGTTTGAATGGCCTGGAAGCAAACTTGAACACTTTAAACATGCCGCCTCTGAGCTTAGGAGAAAGATTTGAGGATGTGTATGAAGTAGTTTTGGTACTGGATGACAGAGAGCAGTTTGCCGTTCAGGG GTCAAAGTGCAGTAAGCTTATCGAAAACATTTgtaaagaacacaaaattaaaatagtg GTTAGGCGGTTACCTGTTGGAGATGGAATATGGATAGCTCGCCATAAGTATCTCCACAGTGAATACGTACTTGATTTTATTGTTGAGAGGAAAAAGGTTGAGGACTTGCGCTCTTCAATCAGGGATCACCGCTATAAAGATCAGAAACTGAGACTTCTGGTTGTGTTTCTGCCATCTCTCTCT CGATGTGGACTTAGGAAGCTGATATATCTTGTGGAAGGTGATCCAAATTTCTGTGAAGCAGCCGAAAGTATCAAAACAGC TTGTTTTACAACTGAGATTCTGGAAGGATTTGATGTGCAGAGAACAAGTTGCTTGCGTGATACGCTCAAGAAGTATGGCTATCTCACTCATTCCATAACTCAATACTATAGTTCACAGCTGCTGGCAGATCAGCCCAAATGCAATGAGGTCTGTCCTCCTTTTGATGAATTTATCAAAAGGTGTCAAGACCTAGAGAAGATGACAATCAGTGATGTATTTGCTATTCAGCTCATGCAG GTTCCACAAGTAACAGAGGAAATTGCCATTGCTGTTCTAGATCTCTATCCAACACTTATATCTCTTGCATGTGCCTATTCTCTTCTT GACGGTGATGTTTGTGCACAAGAGGAGATGCTTAGGAAGCACAGTAACAATGCTATCAGTGCCACTGCTAGTAGGAATATCTTCCGATTGGTCTGGGGCAATGACAATTGA
- the LOC8260710 gene encoding uncharacterized protein LOC8260710, whose protein sequence is MPPIRPSFKNSIISPFSHSKESKIPKIRANLYDMANLNVYFMAIAGIIMIGNDKVALGQGCQGDLQGLITECAKYVQKLGPERDPSQGCCNVIKFVDIPCAFKYISDEIEDVIDMGKVVHVAEFCGKALPHGMKCGSYTVP, encoded by the exons ATGCCACCAATCAGGCCCTCcttcaagaattcaattattaGTCCCTTCTCTCACTCTAAAGAATCAAAAATTCCAAAGATAAGAGCGAATCTATATGATATGGCAAACCTGAATGTTTACTTCATGGCAATAGCTGGAATAATTATGATTGGCAATGACAAGGTAGCACTTGGTCAAGGATGCCAAGGTGACCTACAAGGTCTAATAACAGAATGTGCAAAGTACGTTCAAAAGCTTGGTCCGGAAAGGGATCCGTCTCAAGGGTGCTGCAATGTCATCAAATTTGTTGATATTCCATGTGCCTTCAAGTATATCTCCGATGAGATTGAGGATGTCATCGACATGGGCAAGGTTGTTCATGTTGCTGAATTCTGTGGCAAAGCTCTACCTCACGGCATGAAATGTGGAA GTTACACAGTTCCATAA
- the LOC8260711 gene encoding protein JINGUBANG, which produces MNQDSCTHILAINHMNNPTISQTTPSTPLLSATASSFSISSSTTSTSTSSEVSDDSPPTSFRFELQEVVSYDYPSKSLSGSCSYRSLAVLSEHVGSVSCLALCGEFILSASQGKDIIVWQQPDLRLFTKFGQGDGSVKALVTVGNKVFTAHQDSRIRVWKVSRSSENVFRLVDTLPTTKDYLGKFMKQSNYVQTRRHHKKLWIEHADSISCLTVYNGFVYSGSWDKTLKVWRISDLKCLESIKAHDDAINGLVACKGIVYSASADGKIKAWGKEGKTSHSLKGILEGHKDVSLNSVTVSEDGKWVYGGGSDGFVMGWEGSCDFVSWKLVSGTKAHQMAVLCMCLIGEFLCSGSADKSISIWKREAYGKLCKVWVISGHEGPVKCLQASPNSVGGGFLLYSGGLDKSVRVWWVPKPSNKNTGQGYNTEVRGKKSITLG; this is translated from the coding sequence ATGAATCAAGATTCATGTACTCATATTTTGGCTATTAATCATATGAATAATCCTACTATATCGCAAACCACACCTTCAACTCCATTATTATCTGCAACAGCTAGCAGTTTTAGTATTAGCAGCAGCACCACtagcaccagcaccagcaGTGAGGTTAGTGATGATAGCCCACCGACATCTTTTCGTTTTGAACTCCAAGAGGTTGTCAGTTATGATTATCCGAGCAAATCATTGTCTGGGTCTTGCTCGTATCGGTCTCTGGCAGTACTATCTGAGCATGTAGGATCAGTTTCTTGCTTGGCTTTATGTGGTGAATTCATTTTGAGTGCATCACAAGGGAAAGATATCATAGTCTGGCAACAGCCTGATTTGAGATTGTTTACAAAGTTTGGACAAGGGGATGGCTCTGTTAAGGCTTTGGTAACAGTTGGTAATAAGGTATTTACTGCGCATCAAGATAGTAGGATTAGAGTATGGAAGGTGTCAAGAAGCTCAGAGAATGTATTTAGGCTTGTTGATACACTTCCTACTACAAAAGATTATTTAGGGAAATTCATGAAGCAAAGTAATTATGTGCAAACTAGGAGGCATCATAAGAAATTATGGATTGAACATGCTGATAGTATTTCTTGTTTAACAGTTTATAATGGTTTTGTTTATTCTGGTTCTTGGGATAAGACTCTTAAGGTTTGGAGGATATCAGATTTGAAGTGCTTAGAGTCAATTAAGGCTCATGATGATGCTATAAATGGGCTGGTGGCTTGTAAAGGCATAGTATATTCAGCATCTGCAGATGGGAAGATAAAAGCTTGgggaaaagaaggaaagaccTCTCACTCTTTGAAGGGAATTTTGGAAGGACATAAGGATGTTTCACTTAATTCAGTTACTGTTTCAGAAGATGGGAAGTGGGTGTATGGAGGGGGATCAGATGGGTTTGTGATGGGGTGGGAAGGAAGTTGTGATTTTGTCAGCTGGAAATTGGTGTCCGGGACAAAGGCACATCAAATGGCTGTTTTGTGTATGTGTTTAATTGGTGAGTTTCTGTGCAGTGGATCAGCTGATAAGAGTATTAGTATATGGAAGAGAGAGGCTTATGGTAAGCTTTGTAAAGTTTGGGTGATAAGTGGGCATGAAGGGCCTGTCAAGTGTTTGCAAGCATCGCCTAATAGTGTTGGTGGTGGTTTCTTGCTCTACAGCGGTGGTCTTGACAAGAGTGTAAGAGTGTGGTGGGTGCCTAAGCCTTCTAACAAAAATACAGGACAAGGCTACAATACAGAGGTAAGAGGAAAAAAGTCTATAACATTGGGTTAa